A stretch of Cytobacillus sp. IB215665 DNA encodes these proteins:
- a CDS encoding endospore germination permease has product MKEGLSTFQVAIMVFMIQTGIDQLSLPRYTAEAFGTNGWIGILIFSVLVILNLILIALVFRFGKDKTIFEILEDVISPILVKPLYVFLALLWSTTGVLVLKYYDLLLRTLYYPTMPSLLFIIFTLVITYWLVRSGIYHIGKTTVVFFGLTIWIVLLFFYLTPEFRILRFTPFIFEGEKKIIDGGFGVLDAFLGYELVILIIPFMMKKKSAFKALIFGNIITTFIFLVNSFVAYGYFSYDQLVNDTYPFITMIEYFQLPFFQRLDGFIVSLYFLRVLITIVVYYWSADLVLRHAVPSIKPRYTLLFLIILTFCLSFIPNLSRELDQWDIWLGLIEGVVSIALPVFLLLLLSISHIIKKRKGVS; this is encoded by the coding sequence ATGAAAGAGGGACTCAGTACATTTCAGGTTGCTATAATGGTTTTTATGATACAAACAGGCATTGATCAATTAAGTTTACCACGTTATACTGCAGAAGCATTTGGGACAAATGGGTGGATTGGAATTTTAATATTTTCTGTGCTTGTCATTTTGAATTTAATACTTATAGCGTTAGTATTTCGTTTTGGAAAAGATAAAACCATATTTGAAATATTGGAAGATGTAATATCACCAATTCTTGTAAAGCCACTATATGTCTTTTTGGCTTTGTTGTGGAGTACAACTGGGGTCTTAGTTTTAAAGTATTATGACTTATTGTTACGTACCTTGTATTATCCAACTATGCCCTCACTTTTATTTATTATCTTTACTTTAGTTATTACATATTGGCTAGTTAGAAGTGGAATTTACCATATCGGGAAAACAACTGTTGTATTTTTTGGGCTTACAATATGGATTGTGTTGTTGTTTTTCTATCTAACACCTGAATTTAGAATTTTAAGATTTACACCCTTTATTTTTGAAGGGGAGAAAAAGATTATTGATGGCGGTTTTGGTGTGTTAGATGCATTTTTAGGTTATGAGCTAGTTATTTTAATCATCCCATTTATGATGAAAAAGAAATCAGCTTTTAAAGCATTGATATTCGGGAATATCATTACAACATTCATTTTTCTTGTAAATAGCTTTGTTGCTTACGGTTATTTTAGTTATGACCAATTGGTAAATGACACATATCCATTCATCACTATGATTGAATATTTTCAATTGCCTTTTTTTCAACGCTTAGATGGATTTATTGTTAGCTTATATTTTCTAAGAGTATTGATAACTATCGTTGTTTATTACTGGTCTGCAGATTTAGTACTTAGACATGCTGTTCCATCAATTAAGCCTCGTTATACGCTCTTATTCTTAATAATTTTAACTTTTTGTTTGTCCTTCATACCAAATCTCTCAAGAGAGTTAGATCAATGGGATATTTGGTTAGGACTAATAGAAGGAGTGGTATCGATCGCTCTGCCAGTTTTTTTATTATTGTTACTTAGTATTTCTCACATAATAAAGAAAAGAAAAGGTGTATCATAA
- a CDS encoding GerAB/ArcD/ProY family transporter — translation MQEKLHPYQVTIVVYMIQIGITIITLPRISAETFGTNGWIGVIIVSLLVVVNILAIGLVFFYSNGKSIFKILDEGLPQFLLRPFYLFLALLWSTLGVLIAKDFELQLNLFFYPTRTAYIYVLMSLFFTYWLVRRGIYHIAKASVVFFAVILMTLLLGFLLPEFRFTRLTPFVFKGDKELFKGGIQVVSAFLGYELTLLFIPYMLKPKTAVKSVLLGHAIVTFVYVSTCFVAFGLFSYRQLLNDKFPILTMLEYLEFPFIERVEGFVFHFFILEVIITVIFFYWGADQVLRQAIPKISPRKSILSLIIVSFCISLFVNGSLEVDKWLLGLGFAEAIIAVLLPTLLLLTLGISHLRQKQNI, via the coding sequence ATGCAAGAAAAACTTCATCCTTATCAAGTCACTATCGTTGTTTATATGATACAAATTGGAATTACCATCATTACTTTACCTCGTATCAGTGCTGAGACTTTTGGGACGAATGGATGGATTGGGGTAATAATTGTATCTCTGCTAGTAGTAGTGAACATATTAGCAATTGGTTTAGTCTTCTTTTATAGCAATGGAAAATCAATTTTTAAGATTTTGGATGAAGGACTCCCACAATTTTTATTGCGACCATTTTATCTTTTTTTAGCATTATTATGGAGCACTCTTGGAGTTTTAATAGCAAAAGATTTCGAATTGCAATTGAATTTATTTTTTTATCCAACACGTACAGCATACATATATGTATTAATGTCTCTTTTTTTTACTTATTGGCTCGTTCGAAGAGGAATTTATCACATCGCCAAAGCTTCAGTTGTTTTCTTCGCTGTCATCTTAATGACATTATTACTAGGATTTCTCCTACCCGAGTTTAGATTTACAAGATTAACACCATTCGTTTTTAAAGGTGACAAAGAGCTATTCAAAGGTGGGATACAAGTTGTATCGGCTTTTTTAGGGTATGAGCTAACCCTTCTTTTTATACCTTATATGCTGAAACCAAAAACAGCTGTAAAATCAGTATTGCTCGGACATGCTATTGTCACTTTTGTCTATGTTAGTACATGTTTTGTTGCTTTTGGCTTATTTAGCTATCGACAATTGTTAAATGATAAATTCCCGATCCTAACTATGCTTGAATATTTGGAGTTTCCATTCATCGAAAGGGTTGAAGGCTTTGTTTTTCACTTTTTTATATTAGAAGTGATTATCACTGTTATCTTTTTTTATTGGGGTGCTGATCAAGTCCTTAGACAAGCTATTCCAAAGATTTCTCCTAGAAAATCGATTTTAAGTTTAATCATCGTCTCATTTTGTATATCACTATTTGTTAATGGCTCTCTTGAAGTTGATAAGTGGTTACTCGGACTAGGTTTTGCTGAAGCAATCATTGCAGTATTACTTCCTACCCTACTCTTATTAACATTAGGAATATCTCATTTACGTCAAAAACAAAATATTTAA
- a CDS encoding Ger(x)C family spore germination protein produces MRNIFFVTICIVILSGCYSSYGIDDLAMINAIGYDLSEEEDAYLDVTALYPRATETGNVFETLQASGNSTKDIEIDTMAQSSFEIVNGQLEIMLFGDELAKEGILPIIHTALRDPSIGSRVKLAVTKGKADQIITKKLEKEPNLGLYLDTMLNKFEKTFVFPSVNLYQFSRSYFDDGIDPFLPVFSATSNNIEFDSFALFNEDKLITTISRKQAVYLFFLRENFRKGLLDIDLMEGDIADHIHLSYVRNKHKIHITKKEDDHFSVEIDIHVTGSLEEYTGDLNIEEPKEQKKLEKIIKELVDKETMAVMEFLQKNNVDVIGLGQKIRNSLTYEEWKSLDWDKVYPEIDVTIKSDVKIRNIGKFNQDDVSN; encoded by the coding sequence ATGCGTAACATATTTTTTGTAACAATATGTATTGTCATATTAAGTGGCTGTTATAGTAGTTATGGAATTGATGACTTAGCTATGATAAATGCAATAGGTTATGACCTTTCTGAAGAGGAGGATGCTTATCTTGATGTTACAGCCTTATACCCACGAGCTACAGAAACTGGAAACGTATTTGAAACACTACAAGCATCTGGGAATTCGACGAAGGATATTGAAATCGATACGATGGCGCAATCAAGCTTTGAGATCGTAAATGGTCAGCTTGAAATTATGTTATTTGGTGATGAACTAGCAAAAGAAGGAATTTTACCGATTATTCATACAGCATTACGAGATCCTAGCATTGGCTCTAGAGTCAAGCTAGCTGTAACAAAAGGAAAAGCAGATCAAATCATTACAAAGAAATTAGAAAAAGAACCTAACTTAGGTTTATATTTAGATACAATGTTAAATAAATTCGAAAAGACATTTGTTTTTCCATCTGTTAATTTATATCAATTTTCTAGATCTTACTTTGATGATGGCATTGACCCCTTTTTACCAGTATTTTCAGCAACTTCAAATAATATTGAGTTTGACAGTTTTGCCTTGTTTAATGAAGATAAACTAATTACGACAATCTCCAGAAAACAAGCTGTCTACTTATTTTTTTTAAGAGAAAACTTTCGTAAAGGCTTACTTGATATCGATTTAATGGAGGGGGATATTGCTGATCATATTCACCTTTCATATGTACGTAACAAACATAAAATACATATTACCAAAAAAGAAGATGATCACTTTTCAGTAGAAATTGATATCCATGTTACTGGTTCTTTAGAAGAGTATACCGGTGACTTGAATATTGAAGAACCTAAAGAACAAAAGAAATTAGAAAAAATAATAAAAGAGCTTGTTGATAAAGAAACTATGGCTGTAATGGAATTTCTACAAAAGAATAATGTTGACGTGATAGGCTTAGGGCAAAAAATTAGAAATAGCCTTACATATGAAGAGTGGAAAAGCCTTGATTGGGATAAAGTGTATCCAGAAATTGACGTCACAATTAAATCAGATGTAAAAATACGAAACATAGGTAAATTTAATCAGGATGACGTGAGCAACTAA
- a CDS encoding GerAB/ArcD/ProY family transporter — translation MQEKLQPFPTAILIHMVQSGIILFSLPRVAADAFGTNGWIGVLLISLIVMLNIVLISLVFHFGKGRSIFNIFEDALPISLLRPFYLLLALQWGTLAVVIAKDFEMLLRMLYYPTMPFTGYVFLSILLTYWLVTRGIYHISKATVIFFFLSIWTVPLLLFHLTEFKFFRFTPFIFEGSKKIVEGGSGVFTAFLGYEIILLLFPYLAVKRSTVKAFFYANVITTMVYFFVCIVSFGYFSFDYLRNETFPSLTLLDYIRFPFVERIEGFLYNLASLSVLVTVVMYYWSANEALKHALPKIKPSRSFALLLIVTFIISLKLTLIREVQLVLTILARIEIGIAILLPIILIVLISITHMRRKKNA, via the coding sequence ATGCAAGAAAAACTCCAACCTTTTCCAACAGCTATACTTATCCATATGGTTCAATCAGGGATTATTTTATTCAGCTTACCTCGTGTAGCAGCTGATGCTTTTGGAACTAATGGGTGGATTGGAGTTTTACTTATCTCCTTAATTGTCATGTTAAATATAGTACTCATTAGTCTCGTTTTTCACTTCGGTAAAGGGAGATCGATATTTAACATATTTGAGGATGCTTTACCAATATCATTGTTGCGACCTTTTTATCTCCTTTTAGCTCTTCAATGGGGTACATTGGCAGTTGTTATCGCAAAGGATTTTGAAATGTTGTTGAGAATGTTATATTATCCTACGATGCCATTTACAGGATATGTCTTTTTATCGATATTATTAACGTATTGGCTCGTAACGAGAGGAATTTATCATATTAGTAAAGCAACTGTTATTTTCTTTTTTTTATCAATATGGACTGTACCTTTATTATTATTCCACCTTACTGAATTTAAGTTTTTTCGATTTACGCCATTTATTTTTGAAGGTAGCAAAAAAATAGTTGAAGGTGGTAGTGGCGTGTTTACTGCTTTTTTAGGGTATGAAATTATCTTGCTCTTATTTCCTTATTTGGCTGTAAAGAGATCTACAGTAAAAGCATTTTTCTACGCAAATGTTATTACAACGATGGTCTACTTCTTCGTTTGCATTGTATCTTTTGGTTATTTTAGCTTTGATTATTTAAGAAATGAAACATTTCCTTCGTTGACATTGTTAGATTATATTAGATTTCCATTTGTGGAACGAATTGAAGGCTTTCTGTATAATCTAGCTTCTTTATCTGTTTTAGTTACTGTAGTTATGTATTATTGGTCAGCAAACGAAGCTTTAAAGCACGCATTACCAAAAATAAAGCCAAGTCGTTCATTTGCATTATTGTTAATCGTTACGTTTATAATTTCTTTGAAACTGACATTGATAAGAGAGGTTCAATTAGTCTTAACAATACTTGCAAGAATTGAAATCGGAATAGCTATTTTATTACCAATTATCCTTATAGTACTTATAAGCATCACACATATGAGGAGGAAAAAAAATGCGTAA
- a CDS encoding spore germination protein, which produces MFTFFKKRMKNDTAKKQTSDNELEMNDSNPEPTYSHIEQQFTDCTDISKKYCKRVNVRLIYFEYMVDKQTLNSDVIDKLEDLEPEEVHSFLQQSQFQPSNENKEVVKAILDGNAVIFHENNTYIFEATKLETRAIQTAESETIITGPHDALNELIDTNLSLIRRRVKSSHLKVLKLSVGEIGKSNVYLLYIDGIADQQIVQDAKTRIENIEIDAIYDVNMLVQLIDESPNSPFPQFHTTERPDVISSKLTEGKVVGMMENSPYAFSAPTSFFDFFQSTDDYNQRWLVGSATRLLRLFALFVTVSFTALYVSITTYHYEMVPDLLLISLITSRSNVPFPPIMEALLMEFTIELLREAGARLPTKIGQTIGIVGGIVIGSASVDAGITSNILIIAVSISAISSFVIPSYVMSNSIRIIRFGFILLAGLLGNLGIVFGIACLVIHLTGLTNLKAPYFWPISPTNPSGWKDTIIRGPLSIFNTRPNISSPINDTRKKLK; this is translated from the coding sequence GTGTTTACTTTTTTTAAAAAGCGGATGAAAAATGACACAGCTAAGAAGCAGACATCCGACAATGAACTAGAAATGAATGATAGTAACCCTGAACCTACTTATTCACATATTGAGCAGCAATTTACGGATTGTACTGACATATCTAAGAAATATTGTAAGCGAGTAAATGTAAGGCTAATATATTTCGAGTATATGGTTGACAAACAAACATTAAACAGCGATGTAATTGATAAATTAGAAGATCTCGAACCTGAAGAAGTGCACTCGTTTCTACAGCAAAGCCAATTTCAGCCAAGTAACGAAAATAAAGAAGTAGTAAAAGCAATCTTAGATGGTAATGCTGTAATTTTTCACGAAAATAATACGTATATATTCGAAGCTACGAAGTTAGAAACTCGCGCGATTCAAACAGCTGAATCTGAGACAATTATAACGGGTCCACATGATGCATTAAATGAACTAATAGATACAAATCTATCCCTAATTAGACGCAGAGTGAAAAGCTCTCATTTAAAAGTACTAAAACTTTCGGTTGGTGAAATAGGAAAAAGTAACGTGTATTTATTATATATTGATGGCATTGCTGATCAACAAATTGTTCAAGATGCTAAGACAAGAATCGAAAACATAGAGATTGATGCTATTTATGACGTTAACATGCTCGTGCAACTAATCGATGAATCGCCAAATTCACCTTTTCCACAATTTCACACGACTGAACGTCCAGATGTCATTTCGTCTAAACTAACTGAAGGTAAAGTTGTCGGCATGATGGAGAACAGTCCTTATGCGTTCAGTGCTCCAACGAGCTTTTTTGATTTCTTTCAGTCAACAGATGATTATAACCAACGTTGGCTTGTGGGATCTGCCACAAGGTTGCTACGACTCTTTGCTTTATTTGTAACTGTTTCTTTTACAGCTCTGTATGTGTCAATAACTACATATCATTATGAAATGGTACCCGACTTACTATTAATTAGCTTAATTACATCAAGAAGTAATGTTCCCTTCCCACCAATAATGGAAGCATTGTTAATGGAATTTACCATTGAACTATTAAGAGAGGCTGGAGCACGTCTACCGACTAAGATTGGTCAAACAATCGGCATTGTTGGTGGAATTGTCATTGGATCAGCATCAGTAGACGCTGGTATTACAAGTAATATCTTAATTATAGCTGTTTCAATTTCTGCTATCTCTTCTTTTGTCATACCAAGTTATGTCATGAGTAATTCTATTAGAATTATTCGGTTTGGTTTTATTTTATTAGCTGGTTTGTTAGGTAACTTAGGTATTGTATTTGGCATAGCTTGTTTAGTTATTCACCTAACTGGATTAACTAACTTAAAAGCACCTTATTTTTGGCCTATTTCACCAACAAATCCTAGTGGTTGGAAAGATACAATCATTAGAGGGCCTCTTAGTATTTTTAATACCCGCCCTAACATAAGTAGCCCTATAAATGATACAAGAAAAAAATTAAAATAA
- a CDS encoding aromatic amino acid hydroxylase, which produces MVKKSEIPAHLREYVIEQQYDAYTPINHAVWRYVMRQNVNFFKDVAHEAYTNGVTASGMNIERIPRVEEMHNSLQPFNWGAVAIDGYIPGVIFFDFQAHGLLPIGTDIRKLENIEYTPAPDIIHEAAGHAPILCDKKYAEYVKTFGEIGRKAIATKEEHDVFEAVRTLSNLLEKGSTTEEEIAEAERNLEEKQKAVTQISEAEEISRLYWWTVEYGLIGSISDPKIYGAGLLSSVGESSSCLTDEVKKIPFDLDHVISTGFDITTKQPQLFVCEDFDQLIDAVKQYAKRMAFYVGGTESLEKAVQSGATATVEYSSGLQLTGTVSKLIKDEKQEAVYLNTSGQSILSYDDKQLANHGKDVHADGFGSPVGKLKGEDKPLEDFSDVELEQHGIITDEKATLQYESGVIVTGIVHEVIRKNSKVILIRFKDASVTYDNQTLFQPDWGMYDMAVGSHVTSVYAGAADPEAYFSSESMVEAEEVNSNITNSLSPLDHLYTKVREIREDNSHNTNSSEALLEVIDQLDKEFPNDWLLRLEILEILAENDLNPKAQDKIHKDLHRLKSEEKSISQLIENGLKLI; this is translated from the coding sequence ATAGTAAAAAAAAGCGAGATTCCAGCTCATTTAAGAGAGTATGTTATTGAACAGCAGTACGATGCGTACACTCCTATTAATCACGCTGTTTGGCGTTATGTGATGAGACAAAATGTAAATTTCTTTAAAGATGTCGCTCACGAAGCTTATACAAATGGTGTAACAGCCTCAGGCATGAACATTGAACGTATACCAAGAGTGGAAGAAATGCATAATAGCCTTCAGCCATTTAATTGGGGTGCGGTTGCAATAGATGGATATATTCCTGGAGTAATTTTCTTTGACTTCCAAGCTCATGGGCTACTCCCGATCGGAACTGATATTCGTAAATTAGAAAATATCGAATATACACCTGCTCCTGATATTATTCATGAAGCCGCAGGACATGCACCAATTCTTTGTGATAAAAAATATGCTGAATACGTCAAAACCTTTGGTGAAATTGGGCGGAAAGCTATCGCAACAAAGGAAGAACATGACGTTTTTGAAGCAGTTCGTACATTATCAAATTTATTAGAAAAAGGAAGCACAACTGAAGAAGAAATTGCTGAAGCTGAAAGAAATCTTGAAGAAAAACAGAAAGCTGTTACACAAATCTCTGAAGCTGAAGAAATATCACGACTTTACTGGTGGACAGTAGAATACGGACTAATAGGAAGCATCAGCGACCCTAAAATATATGGTGCGGGCCTACTATCATCAGTTGGAGAGAGTAGCAGTTGTTTAACAGATGAAGTTAAAAAAATTCCATTTGATCTAGATCATGTTATTTCAACTGGTTTCGATATCACAACAAAACAGCCTCAACTGTTTGTTTGCGAAGATTTTGATCAATTAATTGATGCTGTTAAACAATATGCAAAGCGGATGGCATTTTATGTCGGCGGCACAGAGAGTCTAGAAAAAGCTGTACAATCTGGTGCAACAGCAACAGTTGAGTATAGTTCAGGCTTACAGCTGACTGGGACTGTTTCAAAACTAATTAAGGATGAAAAACAAGAAGCAGTTTATTTAAATACGTCAGGTCAGTCTATCTTATCATATGATGACAAACAACTTGCTAATCATGGGAAAGATGTTCATGCTGATGGCTTCGGATCTCCAGTTGGAAAGCTAAAAGGAGAAGATAAACCTTTAGAAGACTTTTCTGATGTTGAATTAGAGCAGCATGGAATTATTACTGATGAGAAAGCAACACTACAGTATGAAAGCGGCGTCATCGTTACCGGAATAGTTCATGAAGTGATAAGAAAGAACAGCAAAGTAATTCTCATTCGTTTCAAAGATGCTTCAGTCACATATGACAATCAAACACTTTTCCAACCAGATTGGGGTATGTATGATATGGCGGTCGGATCACATGTTACATCTGTTTATGCTGGTGCAGCAGATCCTGAAGCTTATTTTTCATCAGAAAGCATGGTAGAGGCTGAAGAAGTGAATTCTAACATAACTAACTCCTTAAGCCCATTAGATCATTTATATACAAAAGTACGTGAAATAAGAGAGGATAACAGTCATAATACAAACTCATCTGAAGCTTTACTTGAAGTGATAGATCAATTAGATAAAGAATTTCCAAATGATTGGTTATTACGATTAGAAATTTTAGAAATTCTAGCTGAAAATGATCTGAATCCTAAAGCACAAGATAAAATTCATAAAGACTTACATCGCTTAAAAAGTGAAGAAAAGTCAATATCTCAGCTCATCGAAAATGGTTTGAAATTAATCTAG
- a CDS encoding DUF2268 domain-containing putative Zn-dependent protease (predicted Zn-dependent protease with a strongly conserved HExxH motif), whose amino-acid sequence MVSITQFAPHSLIEKKGCLANFFRDHDFNFEFIEESSKGSRSLIDDTNLHNLHTLTSEELVALQWNEELIETAIQNVMSLVNKYIYVENVEITVVPALTKPHHIPQSLRIFAYKNHHGNILISVPPNPDIDYLKYVLAHRAFYSSPQNPVNQLKGNFTLADWFKLEGAAQYFSLSFFEDKRWWAYDTIDEERYWASVKGLLQSTDVQLNRKIYYGYYDDDVPTYTGQAFAHNTVTSYIEKYPINSFTELFNIDVQHIFEIYKDRLSQCNI is encoded by the coding sequence ATGGTATCTATTACTCAATTCGCCCCACATAGCTTAATAGAAAAAAAGGGTTGCTTAGCAAATTTCTTTCGCGATCATGACTTTAATTTCGAGTTTATAGAAGAGAGCAGTAAAGGTAGTAGGTCTTTAATTGATGATACAAACCTTCATAACTTGCATACATTAACAAGTGAAGAACTTGTTGCATTACAATGGAATGAAGAATTAATCGAAACTGCTATACAAAATGTCATGAGCTTAGTAAACAAATATATTTATGTCGAAAACGTAGAAATAACAGTAGTCCCAGCTCTTACAAAACCTCATCATATACCTCAGTCACTTCGTATTTTTGCCTATAAAAATCATCATGGTAATATACTCATTTCCGTTCCACCAAACCCAGATATCGATTATTTAAAATACGTGTTAGCACACAGAGCTTTTTACTCTTCTCCACAAAACCCAGTTAATCAATTGAAAGGCAATTTTACTTTAGCTGATTGGTTTAAACTGGAGGGGGCAGCACAGTATTTTAGTCTATCCTTCTTTGAAGATAAAAGATGGTGGGCTTACGACACAATAGATGAAGAGAGATACTGGGCTAGTGTGAAAGGGTTGCTTCAGTCAACAGATGTACAATTAAATAGGAAAATTTATTATGGGTATTATGACGATGATGTACCTACATATACTGGGCAGGCATTTGCTCATAATACCGTTACCTCTTATATAGAGAAGTACCCTATTAACTCTTTTACAGAGTTATTTAATATTGATGTACAACATATATTTGAAATTTATAAGGACCGCCTTTCACAATGTAATATATAA
- a CDS encoding VanZ family protein, which produces MSDTIHLTKDKKMILGWLLFGIYFLMLIYVMFFGFSRSSYEEASYNLIPFKTIANYVNSIGYYNTSVIMINLIGNVIVFIPFGLFLSLLIPNLRKSSLLILVFIWLIGSLELLQYVFSLGSLDIDDILLNTVGAWLGLKVFLTVRMALKN; this is translated from the coding sequence ATGTCAGATACGATACATTTGACAAAGGACAAAAAAATGATATTGGGATGGTTGTTATTTGGCATTTATTTTTTGATGCTCATTTACGTGATGTTCTTTGGATTTTCTAGAAGTAGTTATGAAGAAGCTTCGTACAATCTTATTCCATTTAAAACAATAGCTAATTATGTGAACAGTATTGGATACTATAATACAAGTGTAATAATGATAAATCTAATTGGGAATGTCATTGTTTTTATTCCGTTCGGATTATTTTTGTCTTTATTAATCCCTAACCTGCGAAAAAGCAGTTTGTTAATTTTAGTATTCATATGGTTGATTGGCAGTCTAGAATTACTTCAATATGTTTTTAGCCTAGGTAGTTTAGATATTGATGACATTTTGTTAAATACAGTGGGTGCTTGGCTTGGATTAAAGGTGTTTCTAACAGTTAGAATGGCATTGAAAAATTAA